In Gigantopelta aegis isolate Gae_Host chromosome 14, Gae_host_genome, whole genome shotgun sequence, the following proteins share a genomic window:
- the LOC121388479 gene encoding RNA-binding protein NOB1-like, with protein sequence MATSSKVKHVVADSGAFIRNAPLREIGEKIYTLREVVKEIRDKTTRQRLQVLPYQLDFREPSHDSVRLVTEFSKKTGDYPSLSAADIKILALAYQLEKEHVGPDHIKTVPQRKTEWNVTSHNLEKPTAIAGFYLAPKKAPGSRTTSECGSCVQSSEISADESVSVTEEQTDEKTTFDELQTVAKQSDDTTNNEDKPTLESQLKTIHIEVKDSSTVDMSSEQSSLDNSSNKLCREGQVLPSSCIEEGEESDDEEDDEEDDDDDDDEDGWITPSNIKDLKKTMGVEEAQKADVTVGCLTTDFAMQNVLIQMGLNVISVDGMLIKKAKSYVLRCYACFKITSNMSKAFCPQCGNKTLKRISMTVDEDGTVRYFISRRRPISKRGTKYSLPLPKGGKHAINPVLVADQPMPQQRVSRKNQQNMNALDPDYIAGMSPFAVNDVTSRSALLGIHGNKGFCYWNKRNPNEVGKKGTRRK encoded by the exons GAAATTGGTGAAAAGATATATACTCTTCGAGAAGTTGTTAAAGAAATTCGAGACAAGACCACTCGTCAGCGGTTACAGGTTCTGCCATATCAGCTTGACTTCCGAGAGCCTTCCCATGATTCTGTTAGACTAG TGACTGAATTTTCCAAGAAGACTGGAGACTACCCTAGTTTGTCAGCTGCTGATATTAAAATACTTGCTCTGGCTTATCAGCTAGAAAAGGAGCATGTTGGCCCAGATCACATCAAGACTGTTCCCCAGAGAAAG ACTGAATGGAATGTAACCAGCCACAACTTGGAAAAACCCACAGCAATAGCTGGCTTTTACTTGGCACCGAAG AAAGCACCAGGCTCGAGGACAACATCTGAATGTGGTAGCTGTGTACAAAGTTCGGAGATCTCTGCAGATGAATCAGTTTCAGTCACTGAGGAGCAGACGGACG AGAAAACAACATTTGATGAGTTGCAAACTGTTGCTAAGCAATCTGAtgacacaacaaataatgaagACAAACCGACATTGGAATCCCAGCTGAAGACGATCCACATTGAAGTGAAAGATTCTTCAACAGTTGACATGTCTTCTGAACAGTCCTCCCTGGACAATTCTAGCAATAAACTATGTAGGGAAGGACAGGTGTTGCCTAGCAGCTGtatagaagaaggagaagaatcAGATGATGAAGAGGATGATGaagaggatgatgatgatgatgatgatgaagatggcTGGATCACTCCTAGCAACATAAAAGACCTCAAGAAGACCATGGGCGTTGAAGAAGCTCAGAAGGCAGATGTCACTGTTGGTTGTTTAACAACAGATTTTGCAATGCAG AATGTTTTGATACAGATGGGTCTGAATGTGATTTCCGTCGACGGAATGCTGATCAAGAAAGCCAAGAGTTATGTTCTTCGTTGCTATGCGTGTTTTAA AATAACCAGTAACATGTCGAAGGCATTCTGTCCGCAGTGTGGGAACAAGACACTGAAAAGAATATCTATGACTGTGGACGAGGATGGAACAGTGCGATACTTCATATCTCGCAGACGACCAATCTCAAAGCGTGGCACAAAG TACTCACTTCCATTGCCAAAGGGAGGTAAGCATGCGATAAATCCGGTTCTGGTGGCTGACCAACCAATGCCTCAGCAGCGAGTCTCACGGAAGAATCAACAGAACATGAATGCTCTTGACCCCGATTACATTGCCGGCATGTCACCGTTTGCTGTTAACGATGTAACAAGCCGGTCAGCCTTGCTTGGTATCCATGGCAACAAGGGGTTTTGTTACTGGAATAAGCGAAACCCAAATGAAGTGGGAAAGAAGGGAACCAGACGAAAAtga